The genomic DNA ATGCGTGGACATGGAGGGCGGGCATGCGATGGGCGAACCGCCAATGATACCAGCCGGTTGGAGCCGGGAAGGGAAAACTTGAGGCGCGTCAGGTTCTTCCCCAGCCCTGGCGCACTACATCCGCACCACTTGCCCGCCCTCGGCCCGTCGCAATGGCGGCCGATAGGCCGCCACTCTGCCTTCGGCGCTCGCCGCATAGGCAGCTGCCCTGGCGCGACGTTCGTCCAGCCCGCTAACCGAGCAGCAGGTCTTCGTAGAACGCCCCGTAAGGTTCAGTCGGATGCGCAATCTGGATTTCCAGAATCCACAGTCCAGAGGACGGTGTGGCATCCAGTTCGCCAAGATCGCCAGCCTTATGAATCGAATGTGGAAAATCGCTAACCCTATGACCTTTGATCGCATGATTGAACCGCCACCCCATCGTCTCAGCCTGCTGTTCGGCAAACGCGTAGAGCGCCTGCCCACTGATGCCATCCCTGCGCCACGCCTCGGCGACGATTCGATGCAGCTCACGCGCGGCGTCGGCACAGGCCTGACGTTCGGGTGCGTGTCCGGTCACGAAGGTGTCGCCCACATCGCCCTCGTGGCCGTCGAAAACCAGGCCCAGGTCGATGAAATAGATGTCGTTCTCGCCGAGCCGCACGCTGTCGTCGGAGCGCTCGCGATAAATCTTGGTGGTATTGGCACCGATCCGGACGATAGTCGGGTGCCAGAGCCGTTCCATGCCGAGGCTTTCGAAAACGGCGGCCGCTTCGGTACGTGCCTCGGGTTCG from Dyella sp. GSA-30 includes the following:
- a CDS encoding M24 family metallopeptidase — its product is MSSTEVAGLGCARQKAAGLAHLCPQAASETAPLNAVAPQREAVGTRFDPALMQRARELSWQALQGIRERMRPGISEPEARTEAAAVFESLGMERLWHPTIVRIGANTTKIYRERSDDSVRLGENDIYFIDLGLVFDGHEGDVGDTFVTGHAPERQACADAARELHRIVAEAWRRDGISGQALYAFAEQQAETMGWRFNHAIKGHRVSDFPHSIHKAGDLGELDATPSSGLWILEIQIAHPTEPYGAFYEDLLLG